Genomic DNA from Brassica rapa cultivar Chiifu-401-42 chromosome A04, CAAS_Brap_v3.01, whole genome shotgun sequence:
ttctaaatccatatttacttcggttcggttcggtttatataccgtcggtttttggtttattcggttttataccaaaaaacataattattttgtttgagatcatattatataaattttagagtcatattgtcaacaccgtcatttattaaaaatatattacatcttcaaataaataaacaaaaaaagtaaaaatgcttctaccatcaaataaaataatcaaatctataactaaaatcaaagcttgaaattttgaaaataaaaatatgaaacaaaacaaaaacatgaaagaaaaattttccactcttccatatttagtgttcattaaagtcatgtttttcaattgaaaattttccattaattattgtccatcaaatttataatcttcatattaatttagtgaatactaaaataaagcaaaaagatcaaaaaaagacttagaaaataagatgtctgaattgcgatgtattgttatttagttatagttcaagtgtctTACAAAtgaaggttttttattactataaaattatggtaatagttattaacacaaatttaacttatgtaacaaatatattttcatgtattgttataaaatagatacatatttacatgtttctacttttaatcggttttgttcggtttattcggtttaatcggttatataccaaaccatatccaaatcctacggtttttataaaattatatccattcggtttatatggtatataccaaaaccaaaccatattgtctatttcggttcggttcggttcggtacggttcggttttaccatattgaacagccctagacAGAAGGAAATTAAACCGGATTAGGCATGTTGTGTATGGGCCCTTATTTATGACTTTGTTCGTTTTAGTTTAGACTTCTAGAGAGTAAAAAGGCCTTACCAATAGAGTTTTACCTTCTGGCTGAGACTTCATGTTTTGTAATTGTGTTAGGCTGCTTTTGTACATCCTAACGGCCCAGATAACTGAAAACTAAAAGAAAGGCTGTAAATCTTGTTTAGCAATAAGTAAATACAAACATAGCAAGGATTAAGATCATTTAAGTATCCAGGGGTACTCAACGCAGATGTGAACAGCCTGGGAAAGATGTATATTTGAGTCTGTAgcgtatgatttttttttataaaaaccatattttagcaaaataaatcatacaacatggagttttttttttcgtcaaCGCATGCAACTTGGAGTTGTTTAACGATATTTATTGTCTTTTGTATAATGAGTGGTCGAATATGGTCTGTGATGTCACTGAACTTTACATGATGGCTAAAGCTTTTATCTTCTTTCTTGGGAGTTCGGATCCTTcttctaatattataaaaaaaagaactctcTCAAAGAGGATTTTAACTAATTCAATCcctaaatattttaacttttaatagtAAGGTTTTatagtttgacaaaaaaaaaaatagtaaggTTTTATATCTGATAGCCTCAAAAGGTTATTTAGTTTTCCTATAAGTTCAACGATTACAAGAAATTATTTATGTGGGAAACAAATTGATATCATATATACCACTGTCTTCATCTGATAGGATTATAGGAAAACGTATGACCACTTTATCATAtgctaatataaatattatcatGGCTTTAATGTTAGAAAACATTTAACCCTTTGCAAAAACAAATACACAATAAGAAATTCATTAACACAAAAGATGTGAACTCAGATTAGTGGTGTTGGAGAAAACGTGAAACAAGATTCAAATCCTCGTGAATCAAAAATAGGCGTCTTTCCTCGCGCCAGGTTCTCGTTTTTCTTCTCTCGTGTTTAATGTTTTTGTGCACACGTATATAAGCCGAGCAGAGGAAGGTAGCTAAAGAGTCATGCTTCAACGGAAAAGCATGAAGAGGAACAACAACAGCGATACTCTTACGAACAGGCATGCCTCTCTCAAAACGACCTCGTATCCAGGAAAACGCATCGCAAAAGCTACTCTCTTCTTCGTCTCTTGTCTCTTCATATCTGCTGGTCTCTTGGACTTGTTGGGTTGTTTCGATTCAGTGAGTTTCAAATCTCAAAAACACTTCTTTTGTTAGTGATCTTTAGAGTGTTATATATAGAACTCAGATCTCTTCAGACAACTTTTGCAGGTCTGAAGCAAGTCACAACAATCAGAAAACAACCAATCACAACGCACCACAAGTTCCCTGACCAATGCGACGTCGTACAGAAccaaacacaacaacaacaagaaagaCAGCAACTTCCAATGTCCGAAGACGGCACAAAAAACGACAAAGCCAGAAGCAGCCATTCGCGGCCATCCACGTGTCCTTCTTACTTCCGTTGGATCCACGAGGATCTACGGCCGTGGAGAGAGACAGGTATAACGAGAGGGATGCTCGAGAAAGCGAGAAATAACAAAGCGCATTTCAGGGTTATAATCCTCGACGGGAAGGTGTACGTTAAGAAGTACAGAAAATCTATCGACACTCGAGATGTTTTTACTCTGTGGGGCATCCTACAGTTACTACGGTGGTACCCTGGGAGATTGCCCGATCTAGAGCTCATGTTTGATGCGAACGATAGACCAACCGTCCGATCTAACGACTATAGAGGTCAACAACACCCGGCCCCACCTCCGATATTCCGTTATTGCTCTGATGACGCCAGCTTGGATATAGTCTTCCCTGATTGGTCCTTCTGGGGCTGGTaagcaaataataatatttaaacctCTTTTTAATTGGGTTTTAGTTAATTAAATTGTCTTTACTTCTTGTTGGGCCAGGGCTGAAGTTAATATCAAGCCTTGGGCTAAGTCCATGGTGGCGATACAGGAAGGGAACAAGATGACGCCATGGAAAGACCGCGTGGCGTACGCTTATTGGAGAGGAAACCCCAATGTGGCTCCCACTAGGAGAGATCTTCTTACATGCAATGTCTCAGACCAACAAGACTGGAACACTCGTCTCTACATCAATGTCTGCTTCTTCAAAACCTCCCTTCCtgtaaaacatttttataaactattaatactatatatttaaatcatTTTGAAGGATTGGATTAGAGAATCAAGAGAAGGATTCAAGAACTCAAACTTAGAGAACCAATGCACCCACAGGTAATGAAACATTTGTTATTTTTAGCAATTTTTAAACTTGTTTTTGGGAATATATATTGGTAATATTCGAAT
This window encodes:
- the LOC103866243 gene encoding O-glucosyltransferase rumi homolog yields the protein MLQRKSMKRNNNSDTLTNRHASLKTTSYPGKRIAKATLFFVSCLFISAGLLDLLGCFDSTTFAGLKQVTTIRKQPITTHHKFPDQCDVVQNQTQQQQERQQLPMSEDGTKNDKARSSHSRPSTCPSYFRWIHEDLRPWRETGITRGMLEKARNNKAHFRVIILDGKVYVKKYRKSIDTRDVFTLWGILQLLRWYPGRLPDLELMFDANDRPTVRSNDYRGQQHPAPPPIFRYCSDDASLDIVFPDWSFWGWAEVNIKPWAKSMVAIQEGNKMTPWKDRVAYAYWRGNPNVAPTRRDLLTCNVSDQQDWNTRLYINDWIRESREGFKNSNLENQCTHRYKIYIEGWAWSVSEKYIMACDSMTLYVRPRYYDFFIRGMMPLQHYWPIRDNSKCTSLKHAVHWGNTHSDQARKIGEEGSRYIREEVNIEHVYDYMFHLMNEYAKLLKFKPEIPWGATEITPDSMGCPATGRWRDFMEESMVMSPCEVSPCEMPLPYSPVELREVLERKANATRQVELWEDQYYSNKP